In the Populus trichocarpa isolate Nisqually-1 chromosome 1, P.trichocarpa_v4.1, whole genome shotgun sequence genome, one interval contains:
- the LOC18094826 gene encoding ubiquitin carboxyl-terminal hydrolase 7 — translation MLTVSVKWQKELFPKVEIDTSQPPYVFKCQLHGLTGVPPERQKIMVKGGLLKDDANWATLGVKEGQKLMMMGTADEIVKTPEKGPVFMEDLPEEEQMVAVGHTAGLFNLGNTCYMNSTVQCLHSVPELKSALVSYPSQKSSDLDHTSHMLTAATRELFNELDKSVKPVAPMQFWMVLRKKYPQFGQLHNGVYMQQDAEECWTQLLYTLSQSLGSPSFSENPDTIKALFGIELVSRVHCQESGEESSETESVYSLKCHISQEVNHLHEGLKHGLKSELEKASPCLGRSAIYLKESRINALPRYLTVQFVRFFWKRESNQKAKILRKVDYPLQLDVYDFCSDDLCKKLEAPRQILRDEEGKKAGLKAKEKTSGSKDNDVKMTDVERPSNESGESSKPTSKEDKKSHLTGIYDLVAVLTHKGRSADSGHYVAWVKQESGKWIEFDDDNPVPQREEDITKLSGGGDWHMAYICMYKARTVPM, via the exons TGAGTGTAAAATGGCAAAAGGAGCTGTTCCCAAAAGTGGAAATTGACACTAGCCAGCCCCCTTATGTTTTCAAATGTCAGTTGCATGGTTTGACTGGAGTCCCCCCCGAGAGGCAGAAGATTATGGTTAAGGGTGGTTTGCTGAAG GATGATGCCAATTGGGCAACCTTAGGAGTGAAGGAG gGTCAAAAATTGATGATGATGGGGACTGCAGATGAGATTGTGAAGACCCCAGAGAAAGGCCCTGTTTTTATGGAAGATCTTCCAGAAGAAGAACAAATGGTTGCTGTG GGTCACACTGCTGGCCTCTTTAATCTAGGGAACACTTGCTACATGAACTCAACAGTACAATGCCTGCATTCTGTTCCAGAGTTGAAGTCTGCTTTAGTCAG CTATCCATCTCAAAAAAGCAGTGATTTGGATCATACGTCTCATATGCTGACAGCTGCGACTCGAGAACTATTTAATGAGCTCGATAAAAGTGTAAAGCCTGTGGCACCTATGCAGTTCTGGATG GTATTGCGCAAAAAGTATCCGCAGTTTGGTCAATTGCATAATGGAGTCTACATGCAGCAG GATGCTGAAGAATGTTGGACACAACTTTTATACACCCTTTCACAATCACTTGGATCACCGAGTTTCAg TGAAAATCCAGATACAATCAAGGCACTTTTTGGCATTGAACTTGTAAGCAG GGTGCATTGCCAAGAAAGTGGTGAAGAAAGCTCAGAGACAGAATCAGTTTACTCACTTAAATGCCACATATCACAAGAGGTGAACCATTTGCATGAAGGACTGAAGCAT GGTTTGAAGTCTGAATTGGAGAAGGCTTCTCCCTGCTTGGGTCGTAGTGCAATTTACCTGAAAGAGTCCCGTATCAATGCCTTGCCAAG GTACCTAACTGTTCAGTTTGTTCGTTTTTTCTGGAAGAGGGAATCAAATCAGAAGGCCAAGATTTTACGG AAAGTGGATTACCCATTACAACTGGATGTCTACGATTTTTGCTCTGATGATCTTTGCAAAAAATTAGAAGCACCTCGCCAg ATTTTAAGAGATGAGGAGGGTAAAAAGGCTGGTTTGAAAGCCAAGGAGAAGACCTCGGGTTCAAAAGACAATGATGTCAAGATGACTGATGTGGAG AGGCCATCAAATGAGAGTGGAGAATCATCAAAGCCTACCTCCAAAGAAG ATAAAAAGTCACATTTAACTGGAATATATGATTTGGTAGCTGTGCTCACCCATAAGGGAAGGAGTGCTGATTCAGGGCATTATGTTGCATGGGTCAAGCAAGAAAGTG GGAAAtggattgagtttgatgatgataaTCCTGTTCCACAACGGGAGGAGGATATAACTAAGCTCTCTGGAGGAG GTGATTGGCATATGGCTTACATTTGCATGTACAAGGCACGAACTGTCCCGATGTAA